A single Sporosarcina sp. FSL W8-0480 DNA region contains:
- a CDS encoding YhdT family protein — MSANKQAPTDGYKPDPRFKIAHKEALIGVALAIFNFIWWYGFAYGLGSRPPEEYTYILGLPDWFFYSCVIGFILMCVLVIIITKFVLKEVPLEADPYVDTPKEESPK, encoded by the coding sequence ATGTCCGCCAACAAACAAGCTCCAACTGACGGATACAAACCCGATCCGCGATTCAAAATCGCACATAAAGAAGCCCTAATCGGCGTCGCACTCGCAATCTTCAACTTCATCTGGTGGTACGGCTTCGCCTACGGGTTAGGATCCCGCCCACCTGAAGAATATACATACATCCTTGGCTTACCCGACTGGTTTTTCTATAGCTGCGTCATCGGTTTCATCCTGATGTGCGTGCTCGTCATCATCATCACGAAATTTGTCCTAAAAGAAGTCCCGCTCGAAGCGGATCCATACGTCGATACACCAAAGGAGGAATCACCAAAATGA
- a CDS encoding polysaccharide deacetylase family protein — translation MKKVIVLAIVILSFLLTANKAGAASEPKRYIGLHDKMLPIEDIRVIDGDTKVLFEDIAKFLYIDFIKENDKLKLSKHGKDVSLSLPTAKKPTDSLLIDENGKLLISMKYIADEFDFKLEYFPKYHTLRVYRDNYPHLSHQGYEGIIQSYVNKKQATFLEKPKKADVYLTFDDGPNKFTAANNRTLKKYNAPATFFFLGNNMKNYKDIVNSVNADGHYIGSHSMSHDKGKVYKSTTAFFNEMHEGAKLVQQMTGKDNKLLRVPYGSSPLVTNSMRQQLIKNGYKMWDWDVDSKDWQYTDKEANQIFLNVKNGVTKAYNSGNRSIVILMHDRSQTTIALPHIIEWLQKEGYNLKTYKPDNHIVTNFFRDPML, via the coding sequence TTGAAAAAAGTAATCGTCCTAGCAATCGTAATCCTATCATTTCTACTAACTGCAAATAAGGCAGGAGCAGCAAGTGAACCAAAACGCTACATCGGACTTCACGATAAAATGCTTCCTATTGAAGATATCCGCGTTATCGATGGCGATACGAAAGTATTGTTCGAGGACATTGCAAAGTTTTTGTACATAGATTTCATAAAGGAAAATGACAAATTAAAACTGTCAAAGCACGGGAAGGACGTGTCGCTTTCATTGCCCACAGCAAAGAAACCTACGGACTCGCTTCTTATTGATGAAAACGGTAAACTACTAATCAGTATGAAGTATATTGCAGACGAATTTGATTTCAAACTTGAATACTTTCCAAAGTATCATACTTTGCGCGTATACCGTGACAACTACCCTCATTTAAGCCATCAGGGTTACGAGGGCATCATTCAAAGCTATGTGAATAAGAAGCAGGCTACATTCCTTGAGAAACCCAAAAAAGCAGACGTCTACCTAACTTTTGACGATGGTCCAAATAAATTCACCGCAGCCAATAACAGAACGCTAAAAAAATACAATGCGCCCGCCACCTTCTTCTTCCTTGGCAACAATATGAAAAACTATAAAGATATCGTCAACTCCGTTAATGCAGACGGACATTACATCGGATCACACAGCATGAGCCACGATAAGGGCAAAGTATATAAATCCACCACAGCTTTCTTCAATGAAATGCACGAAGGTGCAAAATTGGTCCAACAAATGACAGGGAAAGACAACAAGCTACTTCGTGTCCCATACGGTAGTTCACCGCTTGTCACTAACTCCATGAGGCAGCAACTCATCAAAAATGGCTATAAAATGTGGGATTGGGACGTCGACTCAAAAGACTGGCAATACACGGATAAAGAAGCCAATCAAATCTTTCTAAATGTTAAAAATGGCGTCACCAAGGCCTATAATTCCGGCAACCGTTCCATCGTCATTCTCATGCACGACCGCAGCCAAACAACAATTGCCCTGCCTCACATCATCGAATGGCTCCAAAAAGAAGGCTATAATCTAAAAACATACAAGCCTGATAATCATATCGTCACCAACTTCTTTCGTGATCCAATGCTTTAA
- a CDS encoding DMT family transporter, protein MWKLYTYLTITMLLWGLNLPMLKYLLTFMNPVTMTALRVLTAGITVFIILAALKIVRLPTKKEWIYIVGGAILNVVCHHYFLTMGLYRTSGTNASLILGTGPVLTAICTALILRNYPTKIQWIGAAVGFVGIGSVVLAGGEAIAGLQLGDAFIFLAILTQVLSFLVIAKAARTLDPRVLTAYMLIIGSLLLFVISFIQEPGELIKFTTVPTSFWVIFATSAILSTAVGHMLYNYSIAQLGPAKAAIFMNLSTLFALTGSALFLDEIITGRHLFGFLLIIIGVILGSGAAEELYKKRKATPKPSH, encoded by the coding sequence ATGTGGAAACTATATACCTACCTCACAATCACCATGCTACTCTGGGGACTCAACCTCCCAATGCTCAAATACCTTCTCACCTTCATGAACCCCGTCACGATGACCGCACTCCGTGTCCTCACTGCCGGAATAACCGTCTTCATCATCCTCGCAGCCCTCAAAATCGTTCGGCTGCCAACAAAAAAAGAATGGATATATATAGTGGGCGGAGCAATCCTTAACGTCGTCTGCCATCACTATTTTCTAACCATGGGACTTTACCGCACGTCCGGTACAAACGCCAGCCTTATCCTTGGAACCGGTCCAGTCCTAACGGCAATATGCACAGCACTCATCCTGCGCAATTACCCGACCAAAATCCAATGGATCGGCGCAGCAGTCGGTTTCGTCGGAATCGGATCCGTCGTCCTTGCAGGAGGCGAAGCAATAGCCGGCCTCCAATTAGGTGACGCATTCATCTTCTTAGCCATCCTTACACAAGTCCTTTCGTTTTTGGTAATCGCGAAGGCGGCAAGAACACTTGACCCACGGGTACTCACCGCGTACATGCTTATAATAGGTAGCCTACTACTGTTCGTCATCAGCTTCATCCAAGAACCCGGTGAACTGATCAAATTCACAACCGTTCCGACAAGCTTCTGGGTAATATTCGCAACAAGCGCAATCCTAAGCACAGCCGTCGGACACATGCTCTACAACTACTCAATCGCGCAGCTTGGACCAGCCAAGGCCGCGATCTTCATGAACTTAAGCACGCTTTTCGCCCTGACAGGCTCAGCCCTTTTCTTAGATGAAATCATAACAGGCCGGCACCTATTCGGCTTCCTACTCATCATAATAGGCGTTATCTTAGGGTCTGGAGCTGCCGAAGAACTATATAAAAAAAGAAAAGCAACTCCCAAGCCGTCGCACTAA
- a CDS encoding S-layer homology domain-containing protein — protein MKKWLSTVLVSILLVSASNSASAATFKDVTPNYWAYPQIEELHSKDIISGYNDGTFKPGQPVTRGQAAKIIGKALKLSPSENFSSNFTDVPPTHFAYNEIEALAEKGIIANSTKFNPNAPLTRAQMAKIIVEGFKLIVDDNHMAQFIDVPRDYWHGYIITLAETEISQGVTASKFDPHASVTRAQLSAFIGRALEFDEKREVGTITYDTKRKMYVDKSKPTPLPEIIDVKQNAVETINLVNKERQSKGVNQLSHDLDLTKIAQIKAEDMAKNGYFDHTSPTYGSVGNMLATFNYTWTAYGENIAMGQRTPEQAVNGWINSPGHYRNMMNTNFTNIGSGYATSNNGTTYWVHIFSKK, from the coding sequence ATGAAGAAATGGCTATCAACCGTACTTGTTTCAATTCTATTGGTCAGTGCATCTAACTCAGCATCTGCTGCTACATTCAAAGACGTCACTCCAAACTATTGGGCCTACCCACAAATCGAGGAACTCCACTCAAAAGACATCATCAGCGGTTACAACGATGGCACCTTCAAACCTGGACAACCTGTGACACGCGGTCAAGCTGCCAAGATCATCGGGAAAGCACTGAAATTATCGCCTTCCGAGAACTTTTCATCTAACTTCACAGACGTCCCACCAACACATTTTGCATACAATGAAATCGAAGCGCTCGCCGAAAAGGGAATAATCGCGAACTCAACCAAATTCAATCCAAACGCTCCACTCACACGCGCTCAAATGGCCAAAATCATAGTTGAAGGCTTCAAGCTTATCGTCGACGATAACCATATGGCTCAATTCATCGATGTACCAAGAGATTATTGGCATGGCTACATCATTACACTCGCGGAAACAGAGATTTCACAAGGGGTGACAGCATCCAAATTTGACCCTCATGCCTCAGTAACCCGTGCCCAACTCTCGGCGTTCATCGGCCGTGCACTCGAATTTGATGAAAAACGGGAAGTAGGTACAATAACGTACGATACAAAACGAAAAATGTATGTGGATAAATCAAAGCCAACGCCTCTGCCAGAAATAATTGATGTAAAGCAAAACGCAGTTGAAACAATCAATCTGGTCAATAAAGAGCGTCAATCCAAAGGGGTCAATCAACTTTCACATGACCTTGATCTAACCAAAATCGCGCAAATCAAAGCTGAAGACATGGCGAAAAACGGCTACTTCGACCACACATCCCCAACATATGGATCAGTCGGGAACATGCTTGCCACATTCAATTACACATGGACCGCATACGGTGAGAACATCGCAATGGGCCAACGAACACCAGAACAAGCAGTCAATGGATGGATTAATTCACCTGGCCACTATCGAAACATGATGAACACGAATTTCACAAACATCGGCTCCGGCTACGCAACATCTAACAACGGCACGACCTACTGGGTACACATCTTCTCAAAAAAATAA
- a CDS encoding nuclease-related domain-containing protein yields the protein MIYKKRKMPNELKALISLDKRLPHTHEKKHAVQKNLLIYQAGYNGELEFDNEIANFKPNYPHAIIHDLYLHHEGTYFQIDSLLITPSSITIIEVKNFKDRTLIKANPTQFIRVFRNGNRKPIPNPIIEVERKIHFLQKWLTKCGIQIPIEGIITFSDTNELAIEHQTPEMKILLNSAVPPYLNSLPETQQILDQQTIEALANTMLAHHKDYNPFPIADLYDINPSDIKPGVICPSCNQIGMRWGREKWNCPCGHTGKTEHYQTIEDWFMLVKPKMTNREFRYFTKLDNRNIARGLLAKTGLQLIGERKAAHYILMKEGKSPILVE from the coding sequence ATGATTTACAAAAAACGAAAAATGCCAAACGAACTCAAAGCTCTCATTTCCTTGGACAAACGCCTGCCGCATACTCACGAAAAAAAGCACGCCGTCCAAAAGAATCTACTAATCTATCAAGCAGGCTATAACGGTGAACTCGAATTCGATAACGAAATAGCAAATTTCAAGCCGAACTACCCGCATGCCATCATCCACGACCTCTATCTACACCACGAAGGCACCTATTTCCAAATCGACTCGCTGCTCATCACACCATCATCAATCACAATCATCGAAGTGAAAAACTTCAAAGACAGAACACTAATAAAAGCAAATCCAACCCAATTCATTAGAGTTTTCAGGAACGGAAATCGAAAACCGATTCCGAATCCGATAATCGAAGTGGAACGGAAAATCCACTTCCTACAAAAATGGCTCACAAAATGCGGCATCCAAATCCCCATCGAAGGCATCATCACATTCTCCGACACCAACGAACTCGCCATCGAACACCAGACACCTGAGATGAAAATCCTACTAAATAGCGCAGTACCACCATATTTAAACTCACTACCTGAAACGCAACAAATTCTCGACCAACAAACAATAGAAGCACTTGCAAACACAATGCTCGCACACCATAAAGACTACAACCCTTTCCCAATCGCAGACCTATACGACATCAATCCATCCGACATCAAACCCGGCGTTATCTGCCCATCCTGCAACCAAATCGGCATGCGGTGGGGAAGGGAAAAATGGAACTGCCCATGCGGCCACACCGGCAAAACCGAACACTACCAAACAATTGAAGACTGGTTTATGTTAGTCAAACCTAAAATGACAAACCGCGAATTCCGCTACTTCACCAAACTCGACAACCGCAACATCGCACGCGGTCTGCTAGCCAAAACCGGCTTGCAACTCATCGGAGAAAGAAAAGCGGCACATTATATTTTAATGAAAGAAGGGAAATCCCCAATCCTCGTCGAATAA
- the panF gene encoding sodium/pantothenate symporter, translating to MNIQVIIPLVIFLVAIFVVGFVASKQMSSSGGFLQEYFLGGRELGGFVLAMTMVATYGSASSFLGGPGTAYTVGFGWILLAMTQVVTGYFVLLILGKKFAILGRKYNAVTMIDFLKARYNSPAVAILSAIAIIIFLFSAMTAQWVGGGRLIESLTGLEYTSALFIFAISVLVYVTIGGFRAVALTDAVQGAIMVVGTLVLLIGVIIAGGGVPAIMQDLLNENPRLVTPFGADGTLTAAYVSSFWILVGVGVVGLPQMAVRAMSYKSSRAMHRALVIGTIVTGFIMLNMHLIGVFARPILPGIDVGDKVIPLIALEVLPPWLAGIVLAAPMAAIMSTVDSLLLLVSSAIVKDVYLNFIKPEATERRVKQISFGVTGILGIIVFLLAIQPPDLLIFLNLFAFGGLEAAFIWPVVLGLYWKYGNKYGAILSMITGIVSYIAIHFYNNAYGNLLGVHTVTIPVVLSLLAYIIGSLAIQRKAFQF from the coding sequence ATGAACATCCAAGTCATCATCCCGCTCGTCATTTTCTTGGTTGCAATCTTCGTCGTCGGTTTCGTCGCATCGAAACAAATGAGTTCAAGCGGCGGGTTCCTCCAAGAATACTTCCTTGGTGGGCGAGAATTAGGCGGGTTCGTCCTCGCCATGACAATGGTCGCCACATATGGAAGCGCATCCAGCTTCCTTGGAGGTCCCGGAACTGCATACACTGTCGGTTTCGGCTGGATTCTGTTAGCCATGACCCAAGTCGTAACGGGCTATTTCGTCCTGCTCATATTAGGGAAAAAATTCGCCATCCTTGGCCGGAAATACAATGCCGTCACGATGATTGATTTCCTGAAAGCACGCTACAACAGTCCGGCAGTCGCGATATTATCAGCCATCGCCATTATCATTTTCCTTTTCTCCGCCATGACCGCACAATGGGTCGGCGGCGGGCGGCTCATTGAATCGCTCACTGGACTCGAGTACACTTCAGCGCTTTTCATTTTCGCAATTTCCGTCCTCGTCTACGTGACAATCGGCGGATTTCGCGCAGTCGCTCTTACCGACGCCGTCCAAGGCGCAATTATGGTCGTCGGCACGCTCGTCCTGCTCATAGGCGTCATCATCGCGGGGGGTGGGGTGCCAGCGATCATGCAGGATTTATTGAATGAAAACCCAAGACTCGTCACGCCATTCGGGGCAGACGGAACACTGACTGCAGCCTACGTATCCTCCTTCTGGATACTTGTCGGAGTCGGAGTCGTCGGCCTTCCACAAATGGCAGTACGCGCAATGAGCTACAAGAGCTCTCGGGCCATGCATCGGGCACTCGTAATCGGCACAATCGTCACCGGTTTCATCATGCTCAACATGCACCTAATCGGCGTTTTCGCCAGACCGATCTTGCCAGGCATCGACGTAGGGGATAAAGTCATTCCATTAATCGCGCTCGAAGTATTGCCCCCATGGCTCGCAGGCATCGTCCTCGCGGCACCAATGGCAGCCATCATGTCGACCGTCGACTCTCTACTATTATTAGTCAGCTCGGCAATCGTCAAAGACGTCTACTTGAACTTCATCAAACCTGAAGCGACAGAAAGACGGGTCAAACAAATTAGCTTCGGCGTCACCGGAATCTTAGGCATCATCGTATTCCTACTAGCTATCCAGCCGCCCGACCTGCTCATCTTCCTGAACCTATTCGCATTCGGAGGACTCGAAGCCGCATTCATCTGGCCAGTCGTCTTAGGCCTCTACTGGAAGTACGGCAACAAATACGGCGCAATACTCAGCATGATCACCGGAATAGTGAGCTACATCGCAATCCATTTCTACAACAACGCATACGGCAACCTATTAGGCGTCCACACAGTCACGATCCCCGTCGTCCTGTCCCTGCTCGCCTACATCATCGGCTCCCTCGCCATCCAGCGAAAAGCCTTCCAATTTTAA
- a CDS encoding 5'-nucleotidase C-terminal domain-containing protein, whose protein sequence is MQSKKFLATSIVAAAAAVAVAAPSASAAESTFKDVSTNYQAAVDFLYTHAITRGYTPDQFGTTDSVKRADAAVLIANALGFDPNKTYKEAGFKDVPARSKWAVNALVEAKIIDGLNADEFGSDELLTRNQMAKVLANAGKLSVDNNVKSTQFKDVNSNFAKYVEALVKAGITQGKSDTNFGAYDNVTRGEIALFLYRAQENLGFIDLMVMHMNDHHAYLSGFPYVSTVVNELRSKHKNNVLLHAGDAFSGDLYFNAFHGAADVAMMNQLGFDAMTFGNHEFDLGSTKEGHLKLQEFIKAAKFPFVSANVDFSKDKLFDGLQTRNVTANSKDGHIYDGIVINVNGQKVGVFGLTTEETPTISSTGEVKFENYIERAKASVKAFEAQGVNKIIALTHIGFDDSLVWDNDQELAKQVAGIDIIVGGHTHSSIGEPVVVVNGNSPTIIVQANEYAKALGTLDVKFNPKGEIYSHAGKLITIDTKEIAADKKAAEVLAPFTEKVEQIKAESIGSKATVLLDGNRDGNNEGISSVRHNETNLGNLITDAMLWKAKSINDKTTIAIQNGGGIRTSIEEGDITTGDVLKVMPFGNALAIAELSGADLLATLEHSVGADAIEGGKGLKESGGFLHISGMKFTYDSTKAKGERVQSVQILEGDKYVELDKTKTYFIATNAFTAKGGDGFEALGNAYKAGKVSEPGFVDYENFIEYVKTLKGDLSPAIEGRIIDVSLETQQNGYKAK, encoded by the coding sequence ATGCAAAGCAAAAAGTTTTTAGCAACATCGATTGTAGCAGCCGCAGCAGCAGTTGCAGTGGCAGCCCCATCGGCTTCCGCAGCCGAAAGCACATTCAAAGATGTATCTACTAACTATCAGGCTGCGGTAGACTTCTTATACACACATGCCATCACAAGAGGGTACACACCTGACCAATTCGGTACAACGGATTCTGTCAAACGTGCTGATGCAGCAGTACTGATCGCTAACGCATTAGGATTCGACCCTAACAAAACCTACAAAGAAGCTGGATTCAAAGACGTTCCAGCACGTTCAAAGTGGGCAGTAAACGCACTTGTCGAGGCTAAAATCATCGACGGATTGAATGCTGATGAATTTGGCTCTGACGAACTATTAACACGTAACCAAATGGCGAAAGTACTCGCAAATGCGGGCAAGCTTTCCGTCGATAATAATGTAAAATCAACACAATTCAAAGACGTCAACTCAAACTTTGCAAAATACGTTGAAGCTCTTGTAAAAGCCGGTATCACACAAGGAAAATCCGATACGAACTTCGGTGCCTATGATAACGTAACACGCGGTGAAATTGCATTATTCCTATATCGTGCACAAGAAAATCTTGGCTTTATCGATCTAATGGTCATGCATATGAACGACCATCACGCATACTTGTCAGGCTTCCCGTATGTATCTACAGTCGTGAATGAGCTAAGAAGCAAACATAAAAATAACGTATTACTTCATGCAGGGGACGCGTTCTCCGGTGACCTTTACTTCAACGCATTCCATGGTGCGGCAGACGTTGCCATGATGAACCAACTTGGTTTCGATGCAATGACATTCGGCAACCACGAGTTCGACCTTGGAAGCACGAAAGAAGGACATTTGAAACTTCAGGAATTCATCAAAGCAGCTAAATTCCCGTTCGTTTCAGCAAACGTCGATTTCTCAAAGGACAAGCTTTTTGATGGACTTCAAACAAGAAATGTTACCGCTAACTCTAAAGACGGCCATATCTATGACGGAATCGTCATCAATGTAAACGGTCAAAAAGTCGGCGTTTTCGGATTAACAACTGAAGAAACTCCAACTATTTCAAGTACTGGCGAAGTTAAATTCGAAAACTATATAGAGCGTGCAAAAGCTTCTGTAAAAGCCTTTGAAGCTCAAGGCGTCAACAAAATCATTGCACTAACGCATATCGGCTTCGATGATTCACTTGTATGGGACAATGACCAGGAACTTGCGAAACAGGTTGCGGGCATCGACATCATCGTCGGCGGTCATACGCACTCCTCAATCGGCGAACCTGTAGTTGTAGTTAACGGTAATTCACCAACAATAATTGTACAAGCAAATGAATATGCCAAGGCACTTGGAACTTTGGATGTAAAGTTCAACCCGAAAGGCGAAATCTATTCACATGCTGGCAAGTTGATCACAATCGATACTAAAGAAATTGCAGCTGACAAAAAAGCAGCTGAAGTATTGGCACCATTCACGGAAAAAGTAGAGCAAATCAAAGCAGAATCAATCGGTTCTAAAGCAACTGTATTGTTAGACGGAAATCGCGACGGCAATAACGAAGGGATTTCAAGCGTACGTCATAACGAAACGAACCTTGGAAACTTGATCACTGACGCAATGCTTTGGAAAGCGAAGTCAATTAACGACAAGACGACAATCGCTATCCAAAACGGTGGCGGTATCCGTACTTCCATTGAAGAAGGCGACATCACAACGGGCGACGTACTTAAAGTAATGCCATTCGGTAACGCACTAGCAATCGCAGAGCTTTCCGGTGCTGACCTATTAGCTACGCTTGAACACAGTGTAGGAGCTGACGCAATCGAAGGTGGAAAAGGTCTAAAAGAAAGCGGCGGATTCCTTCACATTTCCGGCATGAAGTTCACGTACGACAGCACGAAAGCTAAAGGCGAGCGCGTCCAATCCGTTCAAATCCTTGAAGGCGATAAATATGTCGAATTAGATAAAACGAAAACATACTTCATCGCGACAAATGCATTTACAGCTAAAGGCGGTGACGGTTTCGAAGCACTTGGCAATGCATACAAGGCAGGTAAAGTATCAGAACCAGGATTCGTTGACTATGAAAACTTCATCGAATACGTAAAAACACTTAAAGGTGACCTATCACCAGCAATCGAAGGCCGCATCATCGACGTTTCACTTGAAACTCAACAAAACGGCTACAAAGCAAAATAA
- a CDS encoding exonuclease domain-containing protein, with translation MSPNRKATELLQSKTDIQNWGARRASRKRKYKTTSKKVENYIVLDFETTGFRAGADRIIQIGALKFINHERVEVLNTFINPERHIPITITRLTGITNEMVEWAPTIEQKIEELIEFIGDYPIIAHNASFDMGFLYALDNIEGIQIPEYTVIDTVQLARKTITETPNHKLGTLAKYLQLEHDAHDAIGDCLATAAIYQYCTAQ, from the coding sequence ATGAGCCCGAATCGCAAAGCAACTGAACTGCTGCAATCAAAGACGGACATCCAAAACTGGGGTGCCCGAAGAGCCTCCCGGAAACGGAAATATAAAACAACATCCAAAAAAGTCGAAAATTACATCGTCTTAGACTTCGAAACAACCGGTTTCCGTGCAGGCGCTGACCGCATCATCCAAATTGGTGCCCTAAAATTCATAAACCACGAGCGCGTCGAAGTCCTCAACACATTCATCAACCCAGAACGCCACATCCCAATCACGATAACAAGACTTACAGGCATCACAAACGAAATGGTCGAATGGGCACCAACGATCGAACAAAAAATCGAAGAGCTCATCGAATTCATCGGCGACTATCCAATCATCGCCCATAACGCATCATTCGACATGGGATTCCTATACGCACTCGACAACATCGAAGGCATCCAAATCCCCGAATACACCGTCATCGACACCGTCCAACTCGCAAGAAAAACTATTACCGAAACACCAAATCACAAGTTAGGCACATTGGCAAAGTACCTCCAACTCGAACACGACGCCCACGATGCAATCGGCGACTGCCTCGCCACCGCCGCCATCTACCAATACTGCACCGCCCAATAA
- a CDS encoding N-acetylmuramoyl-L-alanine amidase — protein sequence MKKSVLFLLSLLLIFSFDLFTPKPASAATGFVDIPTTHRAYKEISYLEQGNITTSDIFNMFDPDAPMTRAHAAAMIGKAIQLHGTPIETRFSDVPTEHFASGYIEESVNRGIIFGYKQEDGTYLYKPEQQLKRGEMALLISRAFGYQSDTTNAAAKEFMAKGISQGTGNGNFGTEDLMKRGDFAVFLARAVNAEFRVKGEDLSSTQMYVAVGEDTTLNMRTGPSTDYTNTKKLFTGYPVDILYTVGSWVYAKVDNSYGFISGEFLTTDEPAISSVKDPIDVITEIIGGKKPLNQMTIVIDPGHGGKDPGAVGNKMQEKEVVLDISKRVKKYFQGTPINVKLTRETDVFVELADRVKFAKNNKADLFVSVHANAHNGSATGIESFYYSAARNPNVNESKALATYIQKRMLEAWNLPDRRVQSKSLHVIRENTMPATLIEVGFIDNAKDAQYIASPAHRETMAKAVFLGTLDYLYNYEGRTDIMSLYTNNHATPSKKHH from the coding sequence ATGAAAAAAAGTGTTTTATTTTTGTTGTCGCTTCTGTTGATTTTTTCATTTGACCTTTTCACACCTAAACCCGCCTCAGCTGCTACCGGATTTGTGGACATCCCTACAACACACAGAGCGTATAAAGAGATAAGCTACTTAGAGCAAGGAAATATAACAACATCCGACATTTTCAACATGTTCGACCCCGACGCACCCATGACAAGGGCGCATGCTGCTGCAATGATCGGTAAAGCAATCCAATTGCATGGGACACCTATTGAAACAAGATTTTCAGATGTACCAACAGAGCATTTTGCATCAGGATACATAGAGGAATCCGTTAACCGAGGCATCATTTTCGGCTACAAACAGGAAGACGGAACATATCTGTACAAGCCTGAACAGCAATTAAAACGCGGTGAAATGGCATTACTTATCAGCAGGGCATTCGGCTATCAATCTGACACAACGAATGCAGCCGCAAAAGAATTCATGGCAAAAGGCATTTCGCAAGGGACAGGCAATGGCAACTTCGGAACCGAGGACCTCATGAAGCGCGGGGATTTCGCAGTATTCCTTGCAAGAGCCGTCAATGCAGAATTCCGTGTGAAAGGTGAAGATCTATCATCCACACAAATGTACGTAGCCGTGGGTGAAGACACAACACTTAATATGCGGACAGGCCCATCTACTGACTATACAAACACTAAAAAATTGTTTACAGGCTACCCGGTCGACATTCTTTACACTGTCGGAAGCTGGGTCTACGCAAAAGTGGACAACTCCTATGGCTTCATTTCTGGTGAATTTCTAACTACAGATGAGCCTGCGATCAGCAGTGTCAAAGATCCAATCGATGTCATCACAGAAATTATTGGCGGCAAAAAGCCGTTGAACCAAATGACAATCGTCATCGATCCGGGTCACGGTGGGAAAGATCCTGGCGCGGTTGGGAATAAAATGCAGGAAAAAGAAGTAGTTCTTGATATCTCAAAACGCGTCAAAAAATACTTCCAAGGCACGCCGATCAACGTCAAGCTGACGCGCGAAACAGACGTCTTCGTTGAACTTGCAGATCGTGTCAAATTTGCAAAAAATAACAAGGCAGACCTGTTCGTCAGCGTACATGCCAACGCCCATAACGGCTCGGCAACTGGCATCGAATCATTCTATTACAGTGCAGCGCGCAATCCAAACGTTAATGAATCAAAAGCGCTTGCAACATACATCCAAAAACGGATGCTTGAAGCATGGAATCTACCGGATCGACGCGTACAAAGCAAATCCCTTCACGTCATCCGTGAAAACACGATGCCTGCTACATTAATCGAAGTCGGATTTATCGACAATGCGAAGGACGCACAATATATCGCTTCACCAGCACATCGCGAAACGATGGCAAAAGCGGTATTCCTTGGAACTCTTGATTATCTGTATAACTATGAAGGCCGCACGGATATCATGTCGTTGTATACAAACAACCATGCAACTCCTTCAAAAAAACATCATTAA
- a CDS encoding GNAT family N-acetyltransferase yields MNIALQKVTQDNIRACVRLEVAESQREFVAKNVNTIAWAYVDPNFTPYAIVDGETVIGLLAIEDIPENEDYDRYWIPRFMIGEQFQGKGYGKKAMQVAIDMLAAKPDCQRIRLSVWPENPGAIEFYQKVGFTLTDELLEDELVMDYYINEP; encoded by the coding sequence ATGAACATCGCACTTCAAAAAGTAACTCAAGACAATATACGCGCCTGCGTCAGACTTGAAGTAGCCGAATCCCAAAGAGAATTCGTCGCGAAAAACGTCAACACAATCGCATGGGCATACGTCGATCCAAACTTCACGCCATACGCAATCGTAGACGGTGAAACCGTCATCGGACTCCTTGCAATCGAGGACATACCCGAAAACGAAGACTACGACCGCTACTGGATCCCGCGCTTCATGATCGGTGAACAATTTCAAGGCAAAGGCTACGGCAAAAAAGCGATGCAAGTCGCGATTGACATGCTCGCCGCAAAGCCCGACTGCCAAAGAATCCGCCTATCCGTATGGCCCGAAAATCCCGGGGCCATCGAATTCTACCAAAAAGTAGGCTTCACCCTAACCGACGAACTCCTTGAAGACGAGCTCGTCATGGACTACTACATCAACGAACCCTAA